The sequence CCTCGCGCTAGCATAAAACACAGCATGGCCAACCACAGACCATGATTCCCTAACTCTTGGCTGAAATACCACACTGGGAAGAACACCCCTGCTGTAGAGACCAACATCATATCGCGCATCTCACCGCCGCGCGTAGTACCGATGAAAATACCATCCAAAATAAAACACCAACATGCAGCCAGTGGCATCAACACCAACCAAGGCAAGTAACGCACCGCTTGCTCACGCACTTCACTAATGGTGGTGATAAGCCCTATCAGCTGCTGGCCTACAAGCGCAAATACCAGCACGAACAGTACCGCTACCACCGCACCCCAAAATAAGTTTAACGCACAGGCGAGCCGAAACTCGAGTCGATTACGCGCGCCCACGGCTTTGCCCACCATGGCTTCGACCGCGTAGGCAAAACCGTCCAGACCAAAAGAAATAAACATCAATAGGTTCATCAATACCGCATTGGCCGCCAACACCTCATCACCTAGGCGGGCGCCCTGAAAGGTCATAAAGGCGAAGGTAAGCTGCAAGCACAACGCACGAATAAAAATATCGCGATTAAGCCCCAGCAATTGTTTGAAGGCCTTGATATTTAGGCAAGCAGGCCAAAAACCTGCCGCCGGTCGAATGCCACGTTTTTGTAACGTGCGCCACACCAGCCAAGCTCCGAGGGCGGTGGCTAAATAATCCGCCAACACAGAAGCCGCCGCGGCCCCTTTTACCTGCCAGCCCAGCCCCAGCACAAACCACACATCGAGCACTATGTTGACGCCGTTGCCCAGAATCAATAACAACATGGGCGCGCGTGCATTCTGGTTACCCAGTAACCAACCCAGCAACACTAGATTAGTTAAGGCCGCCGGTGCGCTCCAAATGCGCACTAATACATAATCTCGGCCATAGTGCTGTACTTGTTCACTGCCACCAATCAACCAAAATGCCAGCTCCGTGATGGGTTTTTGTAGCACCAGAATCACCAGCGCCAGCCCCCAGGCTAAAAACAGCCCTCGCACCAACACTTGCAGCAAGCGAGGTTCATCCCCCGCGCCAAAGGCCTGCGCCGCGAGTCCTGTGGTCGACATACGCAAAAAGCCCAGCAACCAAAAGATCA comes from Oceanisphaera profunda and encodes:
- the dinF gene encoding MATE family efflux transporter DinF; the encoded protein is MPPSFFSAARHRQVFVLALPMVLSNITVPLLGLVDTIVIGHLEHAYYLGGVAVGATIISLIFWLLGFLRMSTTGLAAQAFGAGDEPRLLQVLVRGLFLAWGLALVILVLQKPITELAFWLIGGSEQVQHYGRDYVLVRIWSAPAALTNLVLLGWLLGNQNARAPMLLLILGNGVNIVLDVWFVLGLGWQVKGAAAASVLADYLATALGAWLVWRTLQKRGIRPAAGFWPACLNIKAFKQLLGLNRDIFIRALCLQLTFAFMTFQGARLGDEVLAANAVLMNLLMFISFGLDGFAYAVEAMVGKAVGARNRLEFRLACALNLFWGAVVAVLFVLVFALVGQQLIGLITTISEVREQAVRYLPWLVLMPLAACWCFILDGIFIGTTRGGEMRDMMLVSTAGVFFPVWYFSQELGNHGLWLAMLCFMLARGITLGWAWWRLERGQGFISDGAA